Proteins encoded within one genomic window of Apis mellifera strain DH4 linkage group LG1, Amel_HAv3.1, whole genome shotgun sequence:
- the LOC408594 gene encoding triple functional domain protein isoform X3: protein MDGTRAAEVLPLLQERLAILPGSRDRRGGPVLLFPTTPRRERAKPEDYRRLLQYLLTVPSDEARGLRFTVIVDMRGATWDSVKPILKVLHEHFHRSIHVAFIIKPENFWQKQRTSLAKQKKYNFEINTISLEALTKVIDPSQLTADLDGSLQYDHAQWIDTRLAVEDFTWQASDLLDRLDDLQEDLSRNDFADDVAGAKHGIDLHNEMKKKIMKVPVEEIEVIGQRLLQRFDNNIAASSGEGGSIESGATGGTDPDGRALAALVIQHLDSVHAAQQHLLQLWHIKKMKLDQCFQLRLFEQDCEKMFDWICHNREGFLANYVEIGRSYQLAKNLQEEHKHFTISSMNVYVNINKILTMASRLLETQHYAAGHVRAVAGRLDRAWKEFAAGLDERTAVLSLSVVFHHKAEQYVDSVAGWSQACDAGNLPNEIPILESHIRQHQTLYEAMCQAYTESQDGHGIDGHSGMSGNPAADYSEGASHVLAVIHQILGHHRALEARWHARKVKLHQRLALRLFQEDVKQVLDWLTNHGEVFIRKNTGVGRNLQKARVYQKSHEHFENVAQNTYTNATKLLTAAQELAHTGECAADEIYAVAQELEAHVSSFAARVEQRRRRLDLAVVFYTHEKELSGWVDELRQELQQDEVAENLETAERLLEQCAQHRASCMEACASTIVQGEALLRELRESTDAPDTTGSISAVEAALDRLASLRQELEDLWATRKLRLELCLRLRVFERDALEASGQLEMWAQELQGPSREGSPEQLLRAHNDGVAHMQNTAFQVLQQGQELAQVLEQAGVCIMADGQHSAATRVQVLLEFLNEREMDAEDLAEMRRVRLEQASQLVQLQTDATHVANWIRNGEAMLLASLRVPENLQDAEQLRLEHEQFQVAIEKTHTSAVQVKHRADALVSANHYDPKSIREVAEDVTKRWQQLVTCAEERHKLVTASINFYKTAEQVRSVLDSLEREYKRDEDWCASGEKATQVPTLVGKHQEQKEAFLKACTLVRRTAETFLKYTNRSLQFYSYQANSAGSENKVKNILEELLSKENRVLEYWTQRKKRLDHCHQYVLFERSAKQALEWIRETGELYLATHTNVGKNRIENEQLLREHNEFKGAAKETRERVKLLIQLADNLVEKGHAHAVAIKQSVAEVDQRYKDFSTRMDCYKTQIEEDLGIQSDDGQKDLSIDRNSDPLLEEKIKGKDLKELNEEKRRSARRKEFIMAELLQTERTYVKDLETCIRCFLEETRCGKGNVPSGLQGRESIIFSNMEEIHQFHSNIFLRELEKYETMPEDVGHCFVTWAPKFDMYVTYCKNKPESNQLLVTHGGTWFEELQRKHRVEHPIAAYLIKPVQRITKYQLLLKDLQACCQEGQGEIKDGLEVMLNVPKKANDALHLSMLEGCDVRIDTLGDVVLQDSFTVWDPKQLIRKGRDRHIFLFELYLLFSKEVKDSAGKVKYIYKSRLMTSELGVTEHIEGDECKFAVWTGRAPTSDTRVVLRANSMDAKQLWVKRLREVIQETYFSLSMPKSPAKKSSSQRSSRDLEECTSLDDSVENLDRNSLASFGSTNTTDSDKTGVAEVTWVIADHSAAPGSKELTVTKGQQVEVLENGSNISGVNTSEWTHVRLLVAPGQVDPPPEGLVPTSALKQPPPVSSKTSPSRKVPGQQQQQQQQQQQQQQQQQQQQQQLHYQQQSSSQVQTVASSGGFATASSAAGVAGSSSTVATSVTPVLPIQNVPVLPDETENVANDGSTPANTNSPGNKRRGFSGRKWLPPPLRKLSQGKVEKSPPTTTATATSMTSIVPPSGDRLKKNVSEKRFKLPTGAEQSRPSRTASISISALTTATASMRVSASEADLDTELQPGIEGEEDEGETEQSEPELEEDVPEPDNTEALTYSEQNGADDVEDELELPPPMKPITEPILVGTANGASGSAITTEGCGKSRTSERSTKILDGATTVDLAEIEQIVKERMEQHTENQERQSLMRTPSGKNSSIGGSGDNDYDKDAVSSATIATTTIASSTTIMTTAATATVATGITMTTTTTKMGTTSSPAHGNSEEYDLESAVLVKRQFVIRELVETEKDYVNDLKQIVEGYMALMRDSESQVPLPDDLRGGKDKMVFGNIEAIYEWHRDFFLKALERCLERPEELGPLFKRYERKLHMYVVYCQNKPVSEYIVSEYIDTYFEDLRQKLGHRLQLCDLLIKPVQRITKYQLLLREALRLTERTQRISEIEGLRAAVHVMRIIPKAANDMMDVARLQGFDGKITAQGKLLLHGPLLVSEFSSNLPSKEKEWQVFLFEQNIIFSEAVGKKTQFTNPVYIYKAHIQVNKMSLEECYDDSEKFIIRSTDPRKPGLGFSCSAVEENGPRKQEWVDTITAILQTQRDFLKAIQSPIAYQKELTKDPFRGVSPDSPCRGSVLSSTIPNMSKTNEERRNEIAATTSSKALATAAAATATATSVLQRPRTGGLDQDSSQSPSPSKSRLNFLEGFRSTLRPRSPVRNNSIPIVPGSRVRLTADWGKLHAGEELEIFRVDGPGLIVSPVIGKKEEFWIPASLVPNSSISRAWSFRPRRIDTDGENVRLPQDMCAEENGPPAILTIPCSIRATAGGVARLVLEARRVERALVRWRKEGQRCDIEESDRYRLYRTNDSLCLEIAPCLPSDSGIYHCRVEHETGSCSAKIPLSIVGIDTTNAWCDTIECNRSNGLTIKETSSIVTLSDSRKKVTKNVEIEQFNNKYIELEELGIGRFARVCCAKEKGFDREVALKQISRLKQPLSLTRAEYDLLRNIRHDNIVRAFALFEDTPQPDIDTIVLELVKGSTLFIYLGEQIEYTEATVAKYTGQLLSALYWLHSRKRAHLDLKPENVLIDEKTGVVKLIDLGEAVRAVPLDEVVPPVDLEFAAPESVLGKPTGSYTDMWAAGVFLYVLLSGLSPFLDDSIEETTANILKCDFCFPDEYFKDISSDVKNLLETLLCLRGEDRATAQLILSSPWFKISIGATIPSSRMVAFIDRRAHRSKHHQDRNSSFYS, encoded by the exons ATGGATGGAACAAGAGCTGCAGAGGTTTTACCTTTGCTGCAAGAACGTTTGGCCATTCTGCCAGGTAGCCGAGATCGCAGAGGTGGACCAGTACTTTTATTTCCTACTACACCAAGACGTGAAAGAGCCAAACCTGAAGATTATCGCCgtcttttacaatatttattgacTGTGCCCAGTGATGAAGCTAGGGGTTTACGTTTCACTGTGATTGTGGATATGCGTGGTGCTACTTGGGATTCTGTCAAACCAATTCTAAag gtATTGCATGAACACTTTCATCGATCAATACATGTTGCTTTTATCATTAAACCTGAAAATTTCTGGCAAAAACAACGGACATCATTAGCcaagcaaaaaaaatataattttgaa ATAAATACTATAAGTTTAGAAGCTTTGACAAAAGTAATTGATCCATCACAATTGACAGCAGATTTAGATGGATCATTACAATATGATCATGCTCAATGGATTGATACAAGATTAGCTGTAGAAGATTTTACATGGCAAGCAAGCGATCTTCTCGATAGATTAGACGATTTACAAGAGGATTTAAGTCGAAACGATTTTGCGGACGATGTAGCTGGAGCAAAACACGGAATTGATTTGCATaatgaaatgaagaaaaaaattatgaaagttCCGGTAGAAGAAATTGAAGTTATCGGTCAGCGATTGTTACAACGCTTCGATAATA ATATAGCAGCGAGTAGTGGCGAAGGCGGTAGTATAGAAAGCGGAGCAACCGGTGGCACCGATCCTGATGGACGAGCATTAGCCGCGTTAGTAATTCAACACTTGGATTCTGTACATGCTGCACAACAACATCTTCTACAATTGTGGCATATTAAGAAGATGAAATTGGATCAGTGCTTTCAACTAAGACTTTTCGAACAAGATTGTGAAAAAATGTTCGATTGGATTTGTCACAATAGAGAAGGATTTTTAGCGAATTACGTTGAAATTGGACGTTCTTATCAACTCGCTAAGAATTTGCAGGAAGAGCACAAACATTTCACTATAAGTTCTATGAACGTTtatgtgaatataaataagattttaacgATGGCCAGCCGTTTGCTTGAAACTCAACATTATGCTGCCGGACACGTAAGAGCAGTAGCTGGCCGACTAGATCGAGCTTGGAAAGAATTCGCAGCAGGGCTTGATGAGCGTACTGCGGTTCTTAGTTTAAGCGTTGTATTTCATCATAAGGCAGAGCAATATGTTGATAGCGTTGCAGGATGGAGTCAAGCTTGTGATGCTGGCAATCTACCTAACGAAATACCGATTTTGGAATCTCATATACGGCAACATCAAACTCTTTATGAAGCAATGTGTCAAGCTTACACAGAG AGTCAAGATGGACATGGCATTGATGGGCATTCTGGTATGAGTGGGAATCCTGCTGCGGATTATAGCGAAGGTGCGTCTCATGTATTGGCAGTGATCCATCAAATTTTGGGTCATCATAGAGCGTTGGAAGCTCGTTGGCATGCTCGAAAAGTCAAACTGCATCAACGACTCGCGTTAAG ATTATTTCAAGAAGATGTGAAACAAGTTTTGGATTGGTTAACTAATCACGGCGAAgtttttattagaaagaatACAGGTGTTGGTCGTAATCTTCAAAAAGCGAGAGTATATCAGAAAAGTCACgaacattttgaaaatgtcGCACAG aaTACATATACGAATGCTACTAAACTACTTACTGCTGCACAAGAATTGGCGCATACTGGTGAATGTGCTGCTGATGAGATATATGCTGTAGCGCAAGAATTAGAGGCTCACGTCAGTAGTTTTGCGGCAAGAGTCGAACAACGTCGTCGAAGATTAGATTTAGCAGTTGTATTTTATACACATGAAAAAGAG ttaagTGGTTGGGTTGACGAATTACGACAAGAATTACAACAAGACGAAGTGGCGGAGAATTTAGAAACAGCGGAAAGATTGTTGGAACAATGTGCACAACATCGAGCCTCTTGCATGGAAGCATGTGCATCGACTATTGTTCAGGGAGAAGCATTGCTTCGAGAATTGCGAGAATCTACTGATGCTCCTGATACTACTGGCTCT atatcTGCGGTAGAAGCTGCATTAGATAGGTTAGCGAGCTTAAGACAGGAATTAGAAGATTTATGGGCTACTAGAAAATTAAGGCTAGAATTATGTTTACGACTACGAGTATTTGAAAGAGATGCTCTAGAAGCGAGCGGTCAATTAGAGATGTGGGCACAAGAATTACAAGGCCCATCTCGAGAAGGTTCTCCTGAACAATTATTACGTGCTCATAATGATGGTGTTGCTCATATGCAGAATACTGCATTTCAAGTTCTGCAACAAGGTCAAGAACTTGCTcag GTGTTGGAACAAGCAGGAGTTTGCATAATGGCAGATGGACAACATAGTGCTGCAACTAGAGTACAAGTgcttcttgaatttttaaacgaaagagaaaTGGATGCGGAAGATTTAGCGGAGATGAGAAGAGTTCGTTTAGAACAAGCTTCTCAACTGGTTCAATTACAAACCGATGCTACACATGTTGCAAATTGGATTCGTAATGGAGAAGCTATGTTATTAGCTTCTTTGAGAGTTCCGGAAAATCTTCAAGATGCAGAACAGCTTCGTTTAGAACATGAACAGTTTCAAGTCGCTATAGAAAAAACACATACTTCAGCTGTTCAg GTAAAACACAGAGCAGATGCGCTAGTGAGTGCTAATCATTATGACCCAAAGAGTATAAGAGAGGTAGCTGAGGATGTAACTAAAAGATGGCAACAACTTGTGACGTGTGCAGAGGAAAGACATAAACTAGTAACAGCTagcattaatttttacaaaacggCAGAACAAGTCCGTTCCGTATTAGATAGTCTTGAACGTGAATATAAAAGAGACGAAGATTGGTGTGCTTCTGGTGAAAAAGCTACACAAGTTCCAACACTTGTTGGCAAACATCAAGAACAAAAAGAAGCATTTTTAAAAGCATGCACATTAGTACGGCGAACTGCGGaaacatttcttaaatatacgAATCGTAGTCTTCAATTTTATAGTTATCAGGCAAATAGTGCTGGCTCTGAgaataaagttaaaa atattttggaGGAGTTACTTAGTAAAGAGAATCGTGTGCTCGAATACTGGACGCAACGTAAGAAACGATTGGATCATTGTCATCAGTATGTTCTGTTTGAGCGTAGTGCTAAACAGGCTTTAGAATGGATTAGAGAAACGGGTGAATTATATCTAGCAACACATACCAACGTTGGtaaaaatcgtatcgaaaaCGAACAATTATTGCGCGAGCACAATGAATTTAAAGGTGCTGCGAag GAAACACGAGAAAGAGTAAAGCTGTTGATTCAACTTGCTGATAATTTAGTCGAGAAAGGACATGCTCATGCAGTGGCAATCAAACAATCTGTTGCTGAAGTGGATCAACGATATAAGGATTTTAGTACGCGTATGGATTGTTATAAAACACAAATTGAAGAAGATCTTGGAATTCAATCAGACGATGGTCAAAAGGATCTTTCTATCGATCGCAATTCCGATCCGTTACTCGAGGAAAAGATCAAaggaaaagatttaaaagaattaaacgaagaaaaaagaagatcagCGCGGCGAAAGGA ATTTATAATGGCTGAACTGCTACAAACAGAACGAACTTACGTGAAAGATTTAGAAACCTGTATTCGATGTTTTTTGGAAGAAACACGTTGTGGAAAAGGAAATGTTCCATCTGGATTGCAAGGACgagaatctataatttttagtaatatgGAAGAGATTCATCAATTTCATAGTAACATATTTCTTCGTGAACTTGAAAAATACGAAACTATGCCCGAAGATGTTGGACATTGTTTTGTAACATGg gCACCTAAGTTTGATATGTATGTGACATATTGCAAGAATAAACCAGAAAGTAATCAATTGTTAGTTACTCATGGTGGGACATGGTTTGAAGAATTACAAAGAAAACATCGAGTTGAACATCCGATTGCTGCATACTTAATTAAACCCGTACaaagaataacaaaatatcaattattattaaaagatcttCAG gCCTGTTGCCAAGAAGGACAGGGCGAAATAAAGGACGGCCTTGAAGTAATGTTAAATGTGCCTAAGAAAGCAAACGATGCCTTACATTTAAGTATGCTGGAAGGTTGCGATGTAAGAATAGATACATTAGGTGATGTAGTATTACAGGATTCTTTTACGGTATGGGATCCCAAACAATTGATTAGAAAAGGCAGAGATCGGCACATAtttctatttgaattatatctgCTCTTTAGCAAAGAAGTGAAAGATTCGGCTGGGAAg gTGAAATACATTTACAAAAGTCGTTTAATGACTTCTGAGTTGGGTGTAACTGAACATATTGAAGGTGACGAATGCAAATTCGCAGTATGGACAGGTCGTGCACCGACTAGCGATACACGCGTTGTTCTTCGAGCCAATTCAATGGATGCTAAGCAATTATGGGTGAAAAGATTACGCGAAGTTATTCAAGAAACATATTTCAGTTTAAGTATGCCCAAGAGTCCTGCGAAAAAAAGTTCAAGTCAACGATCCAGTAGAGATCTTGAAGAATGTACTTCTTTGGATGATAGTGTCGAGAATTTGGATAGAAATTCTTTGGCATCTTTTGGCTCTACTAATACTACAGACTCAGATAAa aCTGGCGTAGCCGAGGTGACCTGGGTGATTGCCGATCACTCTGCAGCACCGGGTTCGAAAGAGTTGACGGTAACGAAAGGCCAACAAGTTGAAGTATTAGAAAATGGAAGTAACATCAGCGGTGTGAATACATCCGAGTGGACTCACGTGCGTTTACTAGTTGCTCCAGGACAAGTTGATCCTCCTCCAGAAGGATTAGTTCCTACTAGTGCGCTTAAACAACCCCCTCCAGTTTCTAGTAAAACTTCACCATCTAGGAAAGTTCCAggacagcagcagcagcaacaacaacaacagcagcaacagcaacagcagcagcagcagcaacaacaacaattacaTTATCAACAACAATCGAGTAGTCAAGTTCAAACTGTCGCATCCAGTGGAGGATTTGCAACTGCGTCCTCTGCTGCTGGAGTAGCAGGCTCTTCGTCGACTGTTGCAACAAGTGTAACACCTGTGTTACCAATTCAAAATGTTCCTGTGTTGCCGGATGAAACTG aaaacgtTGCAAACGATGGAAGTACTCCTGCGAACACAAATTCTCCAGGAAACAAAAGGCGTGGCTTTAGCGG gagaAAGTGGTTACCTCCACCATTGCGTAAACTTAGTCAAGGTAAAGTCGAGAAATCGCCACCGACGACGACAGCGACAGCGACATCGATGACATCGATTGTACCGCCATCAGGTGATCGGTTGAAAAAGAATGTCTCGGAAAAACGATTCAAATTACCGACTGGTGCGGAACAATCTCGACCGTCCAGAACTGCTTCTATTTCTATCTCCGCGTTAACAACAGCGACTGCCTCTATGCGTGTGTCTGCTTCTGAAGCGGACCTTGACACTGAACTTCAACCAGGAATCGAAGGAGAAGAGGACGAAGGAGAAACGGAACAATCGGAACCAGAATTGGAAGAAGATGTACCGGAACCCGATAACACAGAAGCTTTAACTTACTCGGAACAAAATGGAGCGGACGATGTCGAAGACGAATTAGAACTTCCTCCGCCGATGAAACCCATCACTGAACCGATACTTGTAGGAACTGCGAATGGAGCATCGGGATCAGCAATTACAACAGAAGGCTGTGGAAAATCTCGA acatcTGAACGTTCAACGAAGATTCTTGACGGTGCCACGACGGTTGATTTGGCTGAAATTGAACAGAtcgtaaaagaaagaatg GAACAACATACGGAAAACCAAGAAAGACAAAGTCTGATGCGAACACCTAGTGGTAAAAATTCAAGCATTGGTGGCAGTGGGGATAACGATTACGACAAAGATGCAGTATCGAGCGCAACTATTGCTACTACGACGATTGCTTCATCGACGACGATAATGACAACAGCAGCGACGGCCACTGTTGCGACGGGGATaacgatgacgacgacgacgactaaGATGGGAACAACGAGTAGCCCTGCTCACGGGAATTCGGAGGAATACGACTTGGAAAGCGCGGTGCTAGTAAAACGACAATTCGTTATTCGAGAGTTGGTCGAGACGGAAAAGGATTATGTAAATGATTTGAAGCAAATAGTCGAAGGGTACATGGCATTGATGCGAGATTCTGAATCTCAAGTGCCATTGCCAGATGATTTACGCGGTGGAAAAGACAAAATGGTTTTTGGTAACATAGAGGCAATCTACGAATGGCATAGAGA TTTCTTTCTGAAAGCTTTGGAACGTTGCTTGGAACGGCCGGAAGAGCTTGGGCCGTTGTTTAAGCGATACGAAAGGAAGTTACATATGTATGTTGTTTATTGTCAAAACAAACCAGTCTCCGAGTATATTGTTTCTGAGTATATAGACACCTATTTCGAG GATTTGAGGCAAAAGCTCGGACACCGATTACAATTATGCGATCTTTTAATCAAACCGGTTCAAAGAATCACAAAGTATCAACTTCTTCTTAGAGAGGCATTAAGACTTACCGAACGAACTCAAAGAATTTCGGAAATCGAAGGACTTAGAGCAGCGGTTCATGTAATGCGTATTATTCCAAAAGCGGCCAATGACATGATGGATGTTGCAAGACTTCAAGGTTTCGAC ggaAAAATTACAGCgcaaggaaaattattattgcacgGACCACTTTTAGTCtcagaattttcttcgaatttaccTAGTAAGGAAAAAGAATGGCAAGTCTTCCTGTtcgaacaaaatattatttttagtgaaGCTGTCGGAAAAAAGACACAATTCACCAATCCTGTCTATATTTACAAGGCTCATATTCAG GTGAATAAAATGAGTTTAGAAGAATGTTATGATGATTCGGAGAAGTTTATAATTCGATCAACAGATCCTCGAAAACCTGGCCTTGGATTCTCTTGTAGCGCAGTAGAAGAAAATGGGCCACGGAAGCAGGAGTGGGTAGATACGATCACTGCCATCCTGCAGACCCAACGTGACTTCCTTAAAGCGATACAGTCACCAATTGCCTACCAAAAGGAACTTACCAAAGATCCATT TCGTGGCGTGAGTCCGGATTCTCCGTGTCGAGGGAGTGTACTTTCATCAACAATACCGAACATGTCTAAAACGAACGAAGAACGGAGAAATGAAATCGCTGCTACTACCTCTTCAAAAGCATTAGCTACAGCTGCAGCAGCGACAGCTACGGCAACATCGGTTTTACAGCGACCTCGTACTGGAGGCTTGGATCAGGATTCTTCGCAATCGCCAAGTCCTAGCAAAAGCAGACTGAACTTTCTCGAAGGATTCAGAAGTACTCTACGCCCACGATCACCTGTTCGCAACAACTCTATTCCG ATCGTTCCAGGAAGCAGAGTAAGATTAACCGCAGATTGGGGCAAATTACATGCTGGAGAAGAATTGGAGATCTTCCGTGTGGATGGCCCAGGGCTAATCGTCTCTCCGGTAATCGGGAAAAAGGAGGAATTCTGGATTCCGGCGAGTCTCGTTCCAAATTCATCGATCAGCCGCGCATGGTCTTTCCGTCCGCGAAGAATCGATACCGACGGAGAGAACGTCCGTCTTCCGCAAGATATGTGCGCGGAAGAGAACGGTCCTCCCGCGATTTTGACTATTCCGTGTTCGATCAGGGCGACGGCAGGTGGCGTGGCTCGTCTCGTACTGGAAGCTCGCCGCGTGGAACGTGCACTCGTACGTTGGAGAAAGGAGGGGCAACGATGTGACATCGAGGAAAGCGATCGATATCGACTTTACCGAACGAACGATTCCCTTTGTCTCGAAATTGCTCCTTGCCTTCCTTCTGATTCCGGGATTTACCACTGTCGCGTCGAACATGAAACGGGTTCTTGTTCGGCAAAAATTCCCCTTAGTATCGTAG GTATTGACACGACAAACGCTTGGTGCGATACAATCGAATGCAATCGATCAAATGGATTGACGATAAAGGAAACCTCGTCGATTGTAACGTTGTCggattcgaggaaaaaagtAACGAAAAACGTagaaattgaacaatttaataacaaatatatcgaGCTGGAAGAATTAGGAATTGGTAGATTTGCTAGAGTATGCTGCGCAAAGGAAAAAGGATTCGACCGAGAAGTAGCGCTCAAACAAATATCTCGATTGAAGCAACCGCTGTCGTTAACTCGGGCCGAGTACGATCTTCTCAGAAATATACGCCATGATAATATCGTTCGAGCATTTGCACTTTTCGAGGATACACCTCAACCGGATATCGATACTATCGTTTTAGAGTT GGTCAAGGGTtccacattatttatttatctcggcGAACAAATTGAATATACCGAAGCGACTGTTGCAAAATATACCGGTCAACTACTGTCGGCATTGTACTGGTTACACTCACGTAAACGAGCTCATTTAGACTTAAAACCGGAAAACGTTCTAATTGATGAGAAAACTGGCGTTGTAAAACTAATAGATCTTGGTGAAGCTGTCAGAGCGGTACCACTGGATGAAGTTGTTCCTCCAGTTGATTTGGAATTTGCAGCTCCAGAATCGGTTCTAGGTAAACCAACAGGATCTTATACGGACATGTGGGCTGCCGGTGTTTTTCTTTACGTGTTATTAAG CGGACTTTCTCCCTTTTTGGACGATTCCATTGAAGAAACTACCGCGAACATACTAAAATGCGATTTTTGTTTCcctgatgaatattttaaagatatatcgtCCGATGTAAAAAATCTTCTTGAAACGTTGTTGTGTTTACGCGGAGAAGACAGAGCAACCGCTCAATTAATTCTATCATCACCTTGGTTTAAG ATATCAATTGGTGCAACGATTCCTTCTTCTCGAATGGTTGCATTCATTGACCGCCGCGCTCACCGCTCAAAACATCACCAGGATCGAAATAGcagtttttattcttaa